From the genome of Streptomyces sp. NBC_01116, one region includes:
- a CDS encoding carbohydrate-binding module family 14 protein codes for MPKKILTASLLAATVALGSAAPALAASPAPATVGTTVAAAAPMGDEHTIGKCSPGLLFDSNKLTCDYAGLINSDGLF; via the coding sequence ATGCCCAAGAAGATCCTCACCGCGTCGCTGCTCGCGGCAACCGTCGCCCTGGGGTCGGCCGCCCCGGCCCTGGCCGCCAGTCCAGCCCCGGCCACGGTCGGCACGACCGTCGCCGCTGCCGCGCCCATGGGCGACGAGCACACCATCGGGAAATGCTCCCCGGGGCTGCTCTTCGACTCGAACAAGCTGACCTGTGACTATGCGGGACTCATCAACTCCGATGGGCTGTTCTGA
- a CDS encoding aldehyde dehydrogenase family protein, with protein sequence MTRYAAPGTEGAIVTYASRYDHWIGGAYVPPARGQYFENPSPVNGRPFTEIARGTSDDVELALDAAHAAAPGWGATSAGDRASVLNRIADRMEAHLEELAVAESWENGKPVRETLAADIPLAIDHFRYFAGALRAQEGSLSEIDEDTVAYHFHEPLGVVGQIIPWNFPILMATWKLAPALAAGNAVVLKPAEQTPASIHYWLSLVADLLPPGVVNIVNGFGAEAGKPLASSPRVAKIAFTGETTTGRLIMQYASENIKPVTLELGGKSPNIFFDDVSRADDDFLDKALEGFTMFALNQGEVCTCPSRALIQRGHYGAFLEAGIARTEQILPGHPLDTDTMIGAQASNDQLQKILSYLDIGQQEGAKILTGGQRVEHDGELAGGYYVQPTVFEGDNRMRVFQEEIFGPVVAVTSFTDFDDAISTANDTLYGLGAGVWTRDISTAYRAGRGIKAGRVWTNCYHAYPAHAAFGGYKQSGIGRENHKMMLEHYQQTKNLLVSYSPKKLGFF encoded by the coding sequence ATGACCCGTTACGCTGCGCCGGGCACCGAGGGCGCGATCGTCACCTACGCGTCCCGCTACGACCACTGGATCGGCGGCGCGTACGTCCCACCGGCCCGAGGTCAGTACTTCGAGAACCCGAGCCCTGTCAACGGCCGGCCGTTCACCGAGATCGCGCGCGGCACGTCCGACGACGTCGAACTGGCCCTGGACGCCGCTCATGCGGCTGCCCCGGGCTGGGGCGCGACATCAGCCGGGGACCGGGCGTCGGTGCTGAACAGGATCGCCGACCGGATGGAGGCTCACCTCGAAGAGCTGGCGGTCGCCGAGAGCTGGGAGAACGGCAAGCCCGTACGGGAGACACTGGCGGCCGACATCCCACTGGCCATCGACCACTTCCGCTACTTCGCGGGGGCTCTGCGCGCTCAGGAGGGCTCGCTCAGCGAGATCGACGAGGACACCGTCGCGTACCACTTCCACGAGCCGCTCGGCGTGGTCGGCCAGATCATCCCGTGGAACTTCCCGATCCTGATGGCCACCTGGAAGCTCGCTCCCGCCCTCGCCGCGGGCAACGCGGTGGTGCTCAAGCCGGCCGAGCAGACGCCTGCCTCGATCCACTACTGGCTGAGCCTGGTGGCGGACCTGCTTCCGCCCGGCGTCGTCAACATCGTCAACGGCTTCGGAGCGGAAGCCGGGAAGCCGCTCGCCTCCAGCCCGCGCGTCGCGAAGATCGCCTTCACGGGTGAGACCACGACGGGGCGGCTGATCATGCAATACGCCTCCGAGAACATCAAGCCGGTGACGTTGGAGCTGGGCGGCAAGTCGCCGAACATCTTCTTCGACGACGTCTCGCGCGCCGACGACGACTTCCTCGACAAAGCTCTCGAAGGCTTCACCATGTTCGCCCTCAACCAGGGTGAGGTGTGCACCTGCCCGTCGCGTGCCCTCATTCAGCGCGGCCACTACGGCGCGTTCCTGGAAGCGGGCATCGCCCGTACGGAGCAGATCCTGCCGGGTCACCCGCTGGACACCGACACGATGATCGGCGCCCAGGCCTCCAACGACCAGTTGCAGAAGATCCTCTCGTACCTGGACATCGGTCAACAGGAGGGAGCGAAGATCCTGACGGGTGGCCAGCGCGTCGAGCACGACGGTGAGCTGGCGGGGGGCTACTACGTACAGCCGACGGTCTTCGAGGGCGACAACCGCATGCGGGTCTTCCAGGAGGAGATCTTCGGCCCGGTCGTGGCCGTGACGTCCTTCACCGACTTCGACGACGCCATCAGCACGGCGAACGACACCCTGTACGGGCTGGGGGCCGGAGTCTGGACCCGTGACATCAGCACTGCCTATCGGGCGGGACGCGGGATCAAGGCAGGCAGGGTCTGGACCAACTGCTATCACGCCTACCCGGCGCACGCGGCATTCGGCGGCTACAAGCAGTCGGGCATCGGCAGGGAGAACCACAAGATGATGCTGGAGCACTACCAGCAGACGAAGAACCTTCTGGTGTCGTACTCGCCGAAGAAGCTGGGCTTCTTCTAG
- a CDS encoding GAF domain-containing protein has product MTDPWVALEADTDPGARSGELRRAHDVFTSAGRLEQPVRAVVGASWRRSARARVSPDDAPAVELGPDELGPYRAAHPLSRAMPVIRELMGAYAADGEHLLAVCDAHGRLLWVEGHRAARRRAGLMNFVEGARWAESVAGTNAPGTAIAVDRPVQVFAAEHFLRPVQQWTCAAAPLHDPRTGRVLGAVDITGGDRLAHPHSLAFVQAVARAAESQLALLAPSSESDGASVRLTALGRDEALLVAHGRRLRLSRRHSEILVALTRRPEGLSGDELLVELYEDESVTPVTLRAELSRLRRLLGPDLLESRPYRLSVPVDADFDTVTRRLASGAVAAALGAYAGPLLPGSRAPAVVRLRRRISEQLRAALIARGDPGLLADWAYSPWGEEDLPVWSALAGAAPVDQRAALLARVRGLDAEQRG; this is encoded by the coding sequence TTGACGGATCCCTGGGTGGCTCTGGAAGCGGACACCGATCCCGGCGCACGGAGCGGCGAGTTGCGCCGCGCACATGACGTGTTCACCTCGGCGGGACGCCTGGAGCAGCCGGTCCGTGCGGTGGTCGGCGCGTCCTGGCGACGCTCGGCACGGGCACGGGTCAGCCCGGACGACGCCCCCGCGGTAGAGCTCGGCCCGGACGAGCTGGGCCCGTACCGGGCGGCGCATCCCCTGTCCCGCGCGATGCCCGTGATCCGCGAGCTGATGGGTGCGTACGCGGCGGACGGGGAACACCTGCTGGCCGTCTGCGACGCCCACGGACGCCTCCTGTGGGTCGAGGGGCACAGGGCGGCGCGGCGGCGGGCCGGCCTGATGAACTTCGTGGAGGGCGCCCGCTGGGCCGAGTCCGTGGCGGGGACGAACGCACCGGGAACGGCCATCGCGGTCGACCGTCCGGTCCAGGTCTTCGCCGCCGAGCACTTCCTGCGACCGGTCCAGCAGTGGACCTGCGCGGCGGCGCCGTTGCACGACCCCCGGACGGGCCGGGTGCTGGGAGCCGTGGACATCACGGGCGGCGACCGCCTCGCCCACCCGCACAGTCTGGCGTTCGTCCAGGCGGTGGCCCGGGCCGCCGAGTCGCAGCTCGCGCTGCTCGCGCCGTCGTCGGAGTCCGACGGCGCGTCGGTGCGGCTGACCGCGCTGGGCAGGGACGAGGCGCTGCTGGTGGCGCACGGGCGCCGGCTGCGGCTCAGCCGGCGGCACAGTGAGATCCTGGTCGCCCTGACCCGTCGGCCGGAGGGCCTGAGCGGGGACGAGCTGCTGGTCGAGCTGTACGAGGACGAGTCCGTGACCCCGGTGACGCTACGAGCCGAACTCTCCCGACTCCGCCGCCTGTTGGGTCCCGACCTGCTGGAATCACGCCCGTACCGGCTGTCCGTCCCGGTGGACGCCGATTTCGACACGGTGACGCGCAGGCTGGCTTCGGGCGCGGTGGCGGCGGCGCTGGGCGCGTACGCCGGCCCGTTGCTGCCGGGTTCCCGGGCTCCTGCGGTCGTACGTCTGCGGCGGCGGATCTCGGAGCAGCTGCGGGCGGCGCTGATCGCCCGTGGCGATCCGGGGCTGCTGGCCGACTGGGCCTACAGCCCGTGGGGCGAGGAGGACCTACCCGTGTGGAGCGCCCTGGCCGGGGCGGCTCCGGTGGACCAGCGGGCGGCACTGCTGGCCCGGGTACGGGGGCTGGACGCCGAACAGCGCGGCTAG
- a CDS encoding thioesterase II family protein: MTSLSLDSDLWCRRFHPSPMATRRLVCFPHAGGSASFYFPVSAALRGPVDLLAVQYPGRQDRREEPGVQDLHRLADEVFEALRRWDDLPLTFFGHSMGALVAFEVARRIERGGGRMDHLFVSGRKGPSADRPEFSRPLDDEGIVAEVRAMSGTDVRLLEDEELLRMVLPVLRADYRALGGYRADRDAAVTCPVTAVVGDQDPWTPVPEAAHWRDRTTAAFDLKVFPGGHFYLSSRANEVTGMLRDHLAGTLRT, from the coding sequence ATGACCTCGCTCTCCTTGGATAGCGACCTGTGGTGCCGTCGTTTCCATCCCTCGCCGATGGCCACGCGCCGACTGGTCTGCTTTCCGCACGCCGGCGGATCGGCGAGTTTCTACTTTCCGGTATCCGCCGCACTGCGCGGCCCGGTCGACCTCCTGGCCGTGCAGTACCCCGGGAGGCAGGACCGCCGGGAGGAACCTGGGGTCCAGGACCTGCACCGCTTGGCCGACGAAGTGTTCGAAGCGCTGCGCCGCTGGGACGACCTCCCTCTGACCTTCTTCGGGCACAGTATGGGCGCGCTCGTCGCCTTCGAGGTGGCCCGGCGGATCGAGCGCGGGGGCGGCCGGATGGACCACCTCTTCGTCTCGGGCCGCAAGGGGCCGTCCGCGGACCGGCCTGAGTTCTCCCGCCCACTTGACGACGAGGGCATCGTGGCCGAGGTCAGGGCCATGAGCGGCACCGACGTCCGGCTCCTGGAGGACGAGGAACTGCTGCGGATGGTGCTGCCCGTGCTGCGCGCCGACTACCGGGCCCTGGGGGGCTACCGGGCCGACCGCGACGCCGCGGTCACCTGCCCGGTCACGGCTGTGGTGGGGGACCAGGACCCCTGGACACCTGTCCCCGAGGCCGCGCACTGGCGCGACCGCACGACGGCCGCGTTCGACCTCAAGGTCTTCCCCGGCGGGCACTTCTACCTCAGCAGCCGGGCGAACGAGGTGACCGGCATGCTCCGTGACCACCTCGCCGGCACACTGCGCACCTGA
- a CDS encoding chaplin family protein: MDSQAQGHSRIGRTSARAAVLGAVAGVALLPAGAAQANVVGVGNAAFGNTCIAQGGAQNAGATVAGSGAVSGNHIGLPLHLGRNQCGNSGIVCTALFRPAE; the protein is encoded by the coding sequence GTGGACTCGCAGGCACAGGGACATAGCCGTATCGGCCGTACGAGCGCACGAGCAGCCGTTTTGGGGGCGGTGGCCGGTGTGGCACTGCTGCCGGCGGGTGCCGCGCAGGCGAATGTCGTCGGGGTCGGGAACGCCGCGTTCGGCAACACCTGCATCGCCCAGGGAGGTGCGCAGAACGCCGGCGCGACCGTGGCCGGCAGCGGGGCGGTAAGTGGCAACCACATCGGGCTGCCGCTGCATCTGGGACGCAACCAATGCGGCAACAGCGGCATCGTCTGCACGGCCCTGTTCCGCCCGGCCGAGTGA
- a CDS encoding RimK family alpha-L-glutamate ligase translates to MWLLARERPFPLRGATRELADALAAIHGPGFAVWHTDEFVFGVLEGRLVLRTLGGADVPAPKVVCVRQLPGSLRDDREVSLLRHLERMGAMLLNPLEAQLVCRNKIWQLQELARAGLPVPDTMSFATAPLEGVVRTRLSTPCVVKSVTGHKGRQVFLAPGTELLHSVVGALAQETPHLFQEYVSHSHGRDLRVIVIDGVAVAAAVRTSRDGGLASNIGRGGAATLCLGRYPQAEELAARAASAIGLAIAGVDLLFASEDTFTICEVNAVPGWRPEMTAVTPAITDCIDHRLKAWTPSELKRT, encoded by the coding sequence GTGTGGCTGCTCGCGCGGGAGCGTCCTTTTCCACTGCGGGGAGCGACCCGGGAACTGGCCGATGCTCTCGCGGCGATCCACGGGCCGGGGTTCGCCGTGTGGCACACGGACGAGTTCGTCTTCGGTGTCCTCGAGGGGAGGCTGGTCCTGCGGACGCTGGGCGGCGCGGATGTTCCCGCCCCGAAGGTCGTGTGCGTGCGTCAGCTGCCCGGGTCGCTGCGCGACGACCGGGAGGTGTCTCTGCTGCGGCATCTGGAGCGTATGGGAGCGATGCTCCTCAACCCGCTGGAGGCGCAGTTGGTGTGCCGGAACAAGATCTGGCAGCTGCAGGAACTGGCCCGGGCCGGGCTGCCCGTGCCCGACACCATGTCCTTTGCGACCGCTCCTCTTGAGGGTGTCGTCCGCACCCGTCTCAGTACCCCGTGCGTGGTCAAATCGGTCACCGGCCACAAGGGAAGACAGGTGTTCCTCGCACCGGGTACGGAACTGCTGCACTCGGTTGTGGGTGCCCTGGCGCAGGAGACACCGCACCTCTTCCAGGAGTACGTGTCCCATTCGCACGGCCGGGATCTGCGGGTGATCGTGATCGACGGCGTCGCGGTGGCCGCCGCGGTGCGTACATCCCGTGATGGTGGCCTGGCTTCGAACATCGGGCGGGGCGGGGCAGCGACCCTGTGCCTGGGACGCTATCCGCAGGCGGAGGAGCTGGCCGCCCGGGCTGCCTCGGCCATAGGGCTCGCCATCGCCGGTGTCGACCTTCTCTTCGCTTCCGAGGACACGTTCACGATCTGCGAGGTCAATGCCGTCCCCGGCTGGCGACCTGAAATGACGGCGGTAACACCCGCCATCACCGACTGCATCGATCACCGCCTCAAAGCATGGACACCATCTGAGCTGAAGCGCACCTGA
- a CDS encoding helix-turn-helix transcriptional regulator yields MTPSATSEEIKPAQRPPRSKAAGGAGPAGGGPSGGACVRRLTAVDVRILEGVAVGTSTVRLAASLYLSPQGIEYRIGLMMRHFQAANRPALVSRAHSLGVLSVGAWPPRVLPEFLES; encoded by the coding sequence GTGACACCGTCAGCGACCTCTGAGGAGATCAAGCCCGCGCAGCGGCCGCCGAGGTCGAAAGCCGCCGGCGGCGCCGGTCCGGCGGGCGGGGGCCCGTCCGGCGGCGCGTGCGTCCGGCGGCTGACCGCCGTGGATGTCCGCATCCTGGAAGGTGTCGCGGTCGGCACCTCGACCGTCCGGCTGGCGGCATCGCTCTATCTGAGCCCGCAGGGCATCGAGTACCGCATCGGGCTGATGATGCGCCATTTCCAGGCCGCGAACCGGCCCGCTCTGGTCTCCCGGGCGCACTCCCTCGGTGTGCTGAGCGTCGGGGCATGGCCACCCCGCGTCCTCCCGGAATTCCTTGAGTCCTAG
- a CDS encoding arylcarboxylate reductase: MTAATRADPDAQIARWLDTDLDEWTRTVVRRHFDPVSGSPYWLGQAPRLDFDPRDITRYDQLGAFGPFPLDRLREEDPGDLVPLSAPRPLAGRIWDSGGTTGTPCRAFYTPDMLLHRALWRRWSFVREGFAPGRTWLQATPTGPHLIGNGVREVSELHAGQVYAVDMDPRWVKRLIRAGRLAEVGDYTTHLLEQITDVLKQGRVHYLNTTPALFQALRERRPELVAALDGVRLSGTQISADMYRTFTTALQGGICGLTYGNTFGNAACLDIEHDGELISYVPNYPQVTMAVVDKGDLSTPVDPGTVGRVQLTVLHEDLFLPNILERDQALRHPTDHWPTDGVANVRPLQTTNSSPEGLY; encoded by the coding sequence ATGACCGCCGCCACCCGAGCCGACCCCGACGCCCAGATCGCGCGATGGCTGGACACCGACCTCGACGAGTGGACCCGCACCGTGGTCCGACGGCACTTCGACCCGGTGTCCGGAAGTCCCTACTGGCTCGGGCAGGCTCCCCGGCTGGACTTCGACCCCCGCGACATCACCCGCTACGACCAGCTCGGAGCCTTCGGCCCGTTCCCGCTCGACCGGCTGCGCGAGGAGGACCCCGGAGACCTCGTCCCGCTGTCGGCGCCCAGGCCGCTCGCCGGACGGATCTGGGACAGCGGAGGCACCACCGGAACCCCCTGCCGGGCGTTCTACACCCCAGACATGCTGCTGCACAGGGCGCTCTGGCGCCGCTGGTCCTTCGTACGGGAAGGATTCGCACCGGGCCGCACCTGGCTGCAGGCCACCCCCACCGGACCGCACCTGATCGGGAACGGAGTCCGGGAGGTCTCCGAACTCCACGCCGGCCAGGTGTACGCCGTGGACATGGACCCCCGGTGGGTCAAGCGCCTCATCCGGGCGGGACGCCTGGCCGAGGTCGGCGACTACACCACCCACCTGCTGGAGCAGATCACCGACGTCCTCAAGCAGGGCCGGGTCCACTACCTCAACACCACCCCGGCCCTCTTCCAGGCCCTCCGCGAGCGCCGGCCCGAACTGGTCGCCGCCCTGGACGGCGTACGCCTGAGCGGCACCCAGATCAGCGCCGACATGTACCGGACCTTCACCACCGCCCTGCAGGGCGGGATCTGCGGACTGACCTACGGCAACACCTTCGGCAACGCGGCCTGCCTGGACATCGAGCACGACGGCGAGCTGATCAGCTACGTTCCGAACTACCCCCAGGTCACCATGGCGGTGGTCGACAAGGGCGACCTCTCGACCCCGGTCGACCCCGGCACGGTCGGCCGGGTCCAACTCACTGTCCTCCACGAGGACCTCTTCCTCCCCAACATCCTGGAACGCGACCAGGCCCTCCGCCATCCGACCGACCACTGGCCCACCGACGGCGTCGCCAACGTCCGCCCCCTCCAGACCACCAATTCGTCCCCCGAGGGCCTCTACTGA
- a CDS encoding ACP S-malonyltransferase, with amino-acid sequence MSLGYLFGGGVGTEPHGLELYRTYEVVQGWYEQVSAWTGLTVGQILEEDLPTAREERQSVGTIREAALAIGVHDVLASFNLRPAAIGGLSLGAMTASCLAGSLGRRELFEMLAGSRDTPEPPAEDPQQGIAIAFGSLAEGAPSHPGESVPGIYLAGDFGPTADGTQRIMMLAGHTEALGVLAAEVPPGTVVPLPGRTIAVHTPLRRPYRDFMAPRIDAIPFTDPEIPLLSCLEPKVLRTAADVRDLFQRNSTDPISLVDVYGGMKEQGVQLGLVMGPSIPEGILAFPFPVVHIEQPEHIEQALTTAYDLGIDLSGASALS; translated from the coding sequence ATGAGTCTGGGGTACCTGTTCGGCGGCGGCGTCGGGACCGAGCCGCACGGCTTGGAGCTCTACCGGACCTACGAGGTCGTGCAGGGCTGGTACGAACAGGTCTCCGCGTGGACCGGGCTGACGGTCGGACAGATCCTGGAGGAAGACCTTCCGACCGCCCGGGAGGAGCGCCAGAGCGTCGGCACCATCCGCGAAGCCGCCCTCGCGATCGGCGTACACGACGTACTCGCCTCGTTCAACCTGCGCCCCGCAGCCATCGGCGGCCTCAGCCTCGGCGCGATGACCGCCAGCTGCCTCGCCGGATCGCTGGGGCGACGGGAGCTGTTCGAGATGCTGGCCGGCTCCCGCGACACCCCGGAACCGCCCGCCGAAGACCCGCAGCAGGGAATAGCCATCGCCTTCGGCTCGCTCGCCGAAGGCGCCCCCTCCCACCCGGGCGAGAGTGTCCCCGGTATCTACCTGGCGGGCGACTTCGGCCCCACGGCCGACGGCACCCAGCGCATCATGATGCTCGCCGGCCACACCGAAGCACTCGGCGTGCTCGCCGCCGAGGTCCCACCGGGAACGGTCGTCCCGCTCCCCGGACGCACCATTGCCGTCCATACCCCGCTGCGTCGGCCCTACCGCGACTTCATGGCCCCGAGGATCGATGCGATCCCCTTCACCGACCCCGAGATCCCCTTGCTGTCCTGCCTGGAGCCCAAGGTCCTGCGCACCGCAGCCGACGTCAGGGACCTCTTCCAGCGCAACTCCACAGACCCGATCAGCCTGGTCGACGTCTATGGCGGGATGAAGGAGCAGGGTGTACAACTCGGGCTGGTGATGGGCCCCTCGATACCCGAGGGCATCCTCGCGTTTCCCTTCCCGGTGGTGCACATCGAGCAGCCCGAGCACATCGAACAGGCCCTGACCACCGCCTACGACCTCGGCATCGACCTCTCCGGCGCCTCGGCCCTGTCATGA